The nucleotide sequence GACCTTATGCATGGAATTTATGCATCTTGCAGTCAGAAGCTCTTATTGAGGGTTTGCTTCAGAATGGTAGGCTAACATTCGACCAACTTGTGGGACGAACAATCTCTAAAGTGCCAGAAGGTATGTCCATTTAATTTGTTGAAGTTGTTATTGGATCATCCACTGTTCTTCTTATGATGGTATTCTCTTTCCTTTTTTCTATATAGTCTTCGATATTTACCGGTGATAGTGACTATTGCTATTCCTGATAATGGGTCATCCATGTTCCAGGCACCATCCGACCAGCAAGGGAAGAGATACGAATAAACTTCAACAGACTTGTGTATGCACGTTATGTGGAACGTTGCCCAAAACCTGAACCATCTTTTGATCCACTCGGAGATGAACAGTCTACATCTGCGAGGAGAAGAGTTCCAAAAGTATGCAAAGCGATTCCCTGCTATGGACATTCCTGGTCATTTTAATAGGCACCTAATTACTTTTATAGTTTTCTACTGTAAGCTATTACATCAGATAATGCATGCAGAGATTGGTAGAAGCTGACTAGGCTGGTTAGTTTAGTACTTTGGTCTTGCAATTAGACATCTTAGCAAAGGGCTAATTAGCTAGTTCAGTGGTTAAGGAGTTTCGGGTCCTTTCTATGCCAGACTGTTGAGAAAATCATCTTACTCTTAGCTCATGAGTACACTTTGTGAAAACTGGTTAATTACCAGTACCAAGATCTCGATGCTTTAATAATGTATATTACTGTTCTTTCTTCAGTTGTTATGTTCTGTGCATGGTGGTCAGTTACATGACCTGACAAATGTATCTTTGGTACAGACCGCCGAGGAGGTTCTTTCACTTGAGCAGAAAGTTGTCAATACTGCAAACCTTTCTGACCCAGAAAGATTTTCTGAGATCCCATACAGCGTGGAGGATGCATCAAAAACAAATGATTGTCCTCATAACGCAGTTGTTGGTGCTAAGGTGCTGTACTCTTTTTACTTGTCTTCATCACCATGTTATGCAGTGACTTCATGTTATGGAAAAAATTGGTATTTGTTGTTTCGGCCATCCTAttgccgaaaaaggctttcgccccgctttatatataaagcaaagatcatCAACAACCCGGTACAACGCACGCCACcagaacacacgcacacacccaaggcaggatacataggcgctgagcgcagcaacaccacccctagcactacatGAGCAACCGGGGGCCTCAACCGTGAACACGCCACCGCGAAGAGAAGAAGCTACATacgacgaaccgtgggctccaaggtGGTGCCTACAGGAAGGTTACGACACCGAAGCGTCGCCATCGCCCGACCCAAATATCAGAGTTTCCActggagcaacacgacgggcaGTGAGAGctgcgacgacgccttcaagaagggaacgagcttcgccaCCGCCGGTCCATCCGAAGATAAAACAGGTTTCCACCCCGGCCAATATTCACCGCCACCGAACATCACACCCtggctaccacgccgcccacacggccatggccaccaggcagcaccaagccacgggcttTGCCCAAGAGCACCGCAACACCACcactagggccgccgccccggcatccaggACCTTGATGCCACCTCATCCGCCacccgccgctaccccaaccaaagagacgagtggaaaggaaccgcctttcgcacccctgggctgTCCCAGTGTCGAGACCCAAGAGGCCAGCCAAAACTGGCCACCATCGAcccgtcctgctgccgggcgcgagacgagctcggtcctgctgccgagCGCGAGATGAGTcaggtcctgctgccgggcgcgagacgagctcggtcctgctgccgggcgcgagacgagtccGGTCCTGCTGTCGAGCGCGAGACAAGCGATGGGCCGCCGCTGGGAAAGGGCCAACCCTCCAATAAAGGTAGCGCCCGAACGACGGGGAGATGAATCGAAGGTCGTCAAGGGCGCTCACCGACAGGCAGACGCCGAAGAAGTCCAGCCGCTGCCGTGAAACGACCCAGACCGCCGCGATGGGCCACCACTACGCCGTGGCAGCCCACATCCATGCCGGGACCCCGAGGGGCAGCCCTGAGTTAGCGCCACCACCCTCGCCGCCAATGGCCGCCGGACGCAAGGGCGGACGAAGCCCACACCGCCGCCAGCGCCACCACCAGCacgaaccaccaccaccaccaccgcgccgccgccaccacctaccACTGCAGGGCGGCCGCCCACGGCCCGCGCCATCACAGGGCCAAGCATGCGAGCCCGCGGCCACCCGCCCGCCTGGACACGCAccaaccaccgccaccgccacgccTCTAGCTCCGCCAGACACCGGCCATGGCAGAGCCAACACGCTGCCCCCGCCGTGTGTCGGGCCACCGGAGCCAAATCCGTCAGatctggacggggccggtgcgcgcgTCACCGCCAGAGAAGCCGCAGCCGCCCCGCGTCGAAGGGGCCCCAAGCCGCTGCTGCACCGCCGCCACCCAGCACGCCCGCCGCTGCGCCGTTGGGCCCTGCACAGCCCAGCGCCGTCTCACGCCGGATGCCAGCCGCGAGGAGAGGGGAaagatccccgccgccaccaacACCGGCCGGACTTTGCCCGGCGGCGCtgtgcggtggcggcgggggaagagGTCGACGAGGGAGGACGAGGGGCGGCacgctagggtttcccccgaggACGCTCGTGGGAGCGGCTCGGGGGGTCGGGGGTGGCCTCAGTGCCAGTATATGGCTATTCTCGGCCATCCTATTGTTTATCGAAAAAGGCAAAGTGACATATGTAGATTGTTTGTTAATGGCAAAGGCATTTTCTGAAAGTATTGGTAGGAACTGGCAAATGCAGCAACAATATGCAATGTACTGCTTTGATCATCATGTAATTCTCTGTGTCGTTATTTCATCAGCGGAAACACGGAGCCTTTGAGGTAGATGAAGAGCTCAACTCAAACATTGCCGAGAATGAAGTACTTTGGCGGGTAAACTTTGATAAATTTATATTCTGTCTAAAGAAGAAGGTATGTTGCTGTTATCATAGCTACTATGGGTAGCATATttttaactgggcaattctcttatGCTTAATTAATCGataggcaaatcttttgcctccttttccaaaaaaaatggGTAGCATATTTATGTAGGTTTCTTCATCTTATTTTTATCTGAAGCCAAAGTGAAATGAAATTTGTACAGTAAAAAGAGGACAACTCTAAGAAAAAAGAATGTACTTCTTTGTGAACATATAAGAGCTTCTGCACTATATTGAATCAAAGTACATAGCCATGCTACCTTAGTGAAAAGCACACGCTTTTTACCCTATCATGTTGAGCCCCTGTTCTTCTCAAATCGTACCCAGTcattttttcgagaaaacgcaaaaagcctttgcgtttcatttcattgaaaagatGGATGGCCTCCTAGGAGGTGTGTCGTTACATGTTTTTGTAATTGGTCAGTGTACATCCCAGGTTGTGGGCAGGACAACCCGAAGCCCCTGGGCGCCTGCCTTTGCCCAACATCGGGCCTCCTCTTTGATCCTATCCACTAGTGTTGCGATGGATGGTGTAGCATTGTCGAAGACGCATGCATTCCGGTGCGTCCATATCATCGAGGGGACGAGCAAAGTGATAGACTTGAGGGCTTTGCGCTGCGCCGGTGGTGTTCCCTCCCTTGCGCGCCGCCACCACTCCATGACGCTGGGCTCTTGATCAAGCGGCTGGGCCGGCAAATGGAGCCAGTTGAGGATGGTGTGCCATGTCTGGCGTGCAAAAGGGCAGGCCAGGAGCAGGTGCTGCAGCGTTTTGACTGCCTGGTCGCAATGGAGACACCTGGGGTGATGATCCAGCCCGCGCCTGGCGAGTCTTTCGGCCGTCCAGCAGCGATCTTGGGCTGCCAACCAGTGAAAGAACTTCACCCTTGGTGGTGCCCAGGTTTTCCATACCAGCTGCCATGAGGGGCATCATGTAGAACCCTGGAAACTTGCCGCATAGCATGATTGTGCCGAGTAGCGGTCGTTGGCCGTCCACCTCCAGAGTAAGCGGTCCGGCttgttaccgaaaaagggtttccccccgctttgtattccaaagcaaacaACACCGATACAGGATTGCTGGGGCGAACAGCACAACAAGCcaaaatgaaaaagaagaagaagcaaatgCCAACAATGGCAGCTCGACAagcgcggatgacccgccaccgctACGCCCACCAGAGACAAACCACTACAGCCCGAGGCTCCGAGCCACCGCGAACAaaacagcacctccaagaaggaaagcGATGCCAatgacgctgctgcccggacatgtcctagggtttccccggcatgcggagggaggtgggggatggatatcaccgacacccttcaggaaggaatggtggcacccgtaggtgtcaccgcatcggagccgAAGACCGGCAAAGATTTCTCCCGTACTCCAATCCCCACCGCCCAACGGACCGGAGCCGATCAGCCAAATCGccgcccaccaccatgcgccatcgcggttgcgccgccacccacgccgcctcactACGAACATCCACACGAGGCCAAGAGGACCGGAGAGAAGTGCCCCGCGGAGGGAGAAGCAGCACCGAAGCCgaacgggagggaaccacctccaccgccgtcgtgcgggaggatagagcctccggcaccgtcgcggtagccgtccggacgcggcagcagggcatgccaggccaccccaggcccggccaGGCCCGAAACGGGCCCGCTAAGCCCTGCCTCCACGCTGCAGTAAGCCGGCGATGGCGCCGCCAGCACCCTGCCGCTCATCGCCGCTCCCCCGCCTCCCGGAAGCCACGAAGCAGACCCACCCCGCGCCAgcccgcccaggcccagatggggcccgaagggcccagatctgggccgagcgggcgccgccAGACCGCGCCGCCGCGTCGCCCTGCCGCCAACGGCGACGCCGCCGACCAGAAGCCCGCCCCCG is from Triticum aestivum cultivar Chinese Spring chromosome 1B, IWGSC CS RefSeq v2.1, whole genome shotgun sequence and encodes:
- the LOC123110375 gene encoding DNA-directed RNA polymerase III subunit RPC3, translated to MVPQHGILLAMGLISDHFGPLVAKVCDCLLRHGALQLPEIVRRLKLPPGQVKNSLLVLIQHNCVQAFSSTRGNRMVTLYLAIFDNVLHRLRFSKFISVIRADIPESEALIEGLLQNGRLTFDQLVGRTISKVPEGTIRPAREEIRINFNRLVYARYVERCPKPEPSFDPLGDEQSTSARRRVPKTAEEVLSLEQKVVNTANLSDPERFSEIPYSVEDASKTNDCPHNAVVGAKRKHGAFEVDEELNSNIAENEVLWRVNFDKFIFCLKKKVCCCYHSYYG